A part of Caretta caretta isolate rCarCar2 chromosome 1, rCarCar1.hap1, whole genome shotgun sequence genomic DNA contains:
- the LOC125635306 gene encoding olfactory receptor 52N2-like, with the protein MAAFNLTPYDPSTFILMGIPGLEAAHVWVSIPFAMFYVIGLLENFMLLYVVSKELTLQKPMYLLLCMLALTEITTSTSVVPKALCIFWFNLKTITVAGCLTQSFFLPMVTVMHSTILMTMAFDRYVAICNPLRYATILTKGRVAKLGLLGLIKSILFVLPLPLLLTRLQFCANRIVPHTHCEPIAVAKISCGDITVNSIYGLVILFLVIGLDLTLIALSYGLILKAVLTISSNRAHHKALNTCIAHVCVMLTYYTPSLFYHLTQRFVKDIAPHVHIIFADLYLLIPPILNPIIYGVKTKELREKLGKYTCRW; encoded by the coding sequence ATGGCAGCTTTCAACCTCACGCCCTATGACCCTTCAACATTCATCTTAATGGGCATCCCTGGCCTGGAAGCTGCCCATGTCTGGGTTTCCATCCCTTTTGCAATGTTCTACGTTATTGGCCTCTTGGAAAATTTCATGCTTCTGTATGTTGTAAGCAAAGAGCTGACGCTGCAAAAGCCGATGtacctgctgctctgcatgctggcgcTGACAGAGATCACCACCTCTACGTCCGTTGTGCCAAAAGCACTGTgcatattttggttcaatttgaaaACCATTACTGTGGCTGGCTGCCTCACTCAGTCGTTCTTCCTTCCCATGGTTACCGTTATGCACTCAACTATCCTCATGACAATGGCCTTTGATCGCTACGTTGCCATTTGTAACCCTCTGAGATACGCCACCATCCTCACTAAAGGACGAGTAGCTAAACTAGGGCTTCTAGGTTTGATCAAATCCATTCTCTTTGTTCTGCCTCTGCCCTTGCTCCTGACCAGGCTGCAATTCTGTGCGAACCGCAttgtcccccacacacactgcgaACCTATAGCTGTGGCAAAGATATCATGTGGGGACATCACAGTGAACAGCATATATGGCTTGGTGATACTGTTTCTAGTCATCGGTCTAGACCTGACGCTCATTGCCCTGTCTTATGGTCTGATCCTCAAGGCCGTCCTCACAATCTCCTCCAACAGAGCCCACCATAAAGCCCTCAACACCTGCATAGCCCATGTCTGCGTGATGCTGACATATTATACTCCCAGCCTCTTCTACCACCTAACACAACGTTTTGTAAAGGACATTGCTCCACACGTTCACATCATCTTTGCTGACCTCTATCTTCTCATCCCTCCTATACTCAACCCTATCATTTATGGGGTCAAAACCAAAGAGCTTCGTGAGAAATTGGGCAAATACACCTGCAGATGGTGA
- the LOC125634664 gene encoding olfactory receptor 52E2-like — MYLLLCMLALTDIATSTAVVLKTLFIFWFNFKGITVGGCLTQIFFLYMVSVMHSAILVTMAFDRYVAICNPLRYATILRKGQIAKLGLLCLIKAVLFILPMTLLLSRLPFCANRVIPHTFCEPIALMKLSCGDITLHRTYCLVIVFVVSVLDLSLIVLSYCLIIRAILRISSKKAHQKALNTCTAHICVMLTYYTPGLFVNLAHLFGQSIASHVHIILVNLYLLISPMLNPVIYGVKSKELRDKLGKYTCRM; from the coding sequence ATGtacctgctgctctgcatgctggcgcTAACAGACATCGCCACATCTACCGCCGTCGTGCTGAAGACATTGTttatattttggttcaatttcaAAGGCATTACTGTGGgtggctgcctcacccagatTTTCTTCCTTTACATGGTTTCTGTTATGCACTCAGCCATCCTTGTGACAATGGCCTTTGATCGCTATgttgccatatgtaaccctctgagatacGCCACCATCCTCAGGAAAGGACAAATAGCTAAGCTAGGGCTTCTATGTTTGATCaaagctgttctcttcattctgcctatgaccctgctcctgagcaggctGCCATTCTGCGCCAACCGCGTTATCCCCCACACGTTCTGTGAACCTATAGCTTTGATGAAGTTATCATGTGGGGACATCACACTCCACAGGACATATTGCTTGGTGATAGTGTTTGTGGTCAGCGTGTTAGACCTGTCACTCATTGTCCTGTCCTATTGTCTGATCATCAGGGCCATCCTCAGAATCTCCTCCAAGAAAGCCCACCAGAAAGCCCTCAATACCTGCACAGCCCACATCTGTGTGATGCTGACTTATTATACTCCAGGCCTCTTTGTCAACCTAGCACACCTTTTTGGTCAGAGTATTGCTTCCCACGTTCACATCATCTTGGTCAACCTCTATCTCCTCATCTCCCCCATGCTCAACCCTGTAATTTATGGGGTGAAATCCAAAGAGCTTCGTGACAAATTGGGCAAATACACCTGCAGAATGTGA